From Enterococcus wangshanyuanii, the proteins below share one genomic window:
- a CDS encoding GntR family transcriptional regulator: MSTISEAVGKNLDLSLNEPLKELVYKAFRKTIILGEIQAGQRINEKEFSEVMNISRTPIRYALQKLVEEDLVDHVPGVGIIVKGISINDAHEIYAIRKSLDVLATLTAMNEMNEADFEELRELLEETERLNEANEIDQVLQKFSDFNELIYEKSQMRRLKSIVMKLREYLIYFRDISIRSKERRDKALKEHWLIYYCMLNQEKEQLELLITEHLTYSQTFIIKEMEKHLNDSNN, encoded by the coding sequence ATGAGTACAATATCAGAGGCTGTCGGAAAAAATCTAGATCTAAGTCTTAATGAACCACTAAAAGAGTTGGTTTACAAAGCATTTCGCAAAACAATTATTTTAGGAGAAATTCAAGCGGGGCAGCGGATCAATGAAAAAGAATTTTCAGAAGTCATGAATATCAGCCGCACACCGATCCGCTACGCTCTACAAAAACTGGTCGAAGAAGATTTAGTGGATCATGTTCCCGGTGTTGGTATCATCGTCAAAGGAATATCTATCAACGATGCACATGAAATTTATGCCATCAGAAAATCATTAGATGTATTAGCTACCTTGACTGCGATGAACGAAATGAATGAAGCGGACTTTGAAGAGTTGAGAGAATTGTTAGAGGAAACTGAACGGTTGAACGAAGCCAATGAAATCGATCAAGTGCTGCAAAAATTTTCAGACTTCAATGAATTGATCTATGAAAAAAGCCAAATGCGCCGACTTAAATCGATCGTAATGAAACTTAGAGAATATTTGATCTATTTCCGTGATATCTCTATTCGCTCAAAAGAACGTCGGGATAAAGCGTTGAAGGAGCATTGGTTGATTTACTATTGTATGCTAAATCAAGAAAAAGAGCAGTTGGAATTGCTGATTACGGAGCATCTAACGTATTCCCAAACCTTTATTATCAAAGAAATGGAAAAACATTTAAATGACTCAAACAACTAA
- the citG gene encoding triphosphoribosyl-dephospho-CoA synthase CitG, with amino-acid sequence MTQTTNLELLKKISNFALQSLLFEAALYPKPGLVDPISSGAHNDMDYGTFLDSSQALAPFFTDYLELGLAHQGTPEALFQKVRSTGQLAEQEMLKKTKGINTHKGANFSFALILASIGNMLQNEQLSLPFSEADTRAVFDYTKQMTSELIARDFSNLTKKKQLTNGEKLYLDHGFTGIRGEAAAGYPSLQETALPFLRQRRSPNERKNFLLLLLSLMATVEDSNLINRGGIGAWQQVQKMAAQQTQSLSEDPSIDELERKLVAFDRALIQDYLSPGGSADLLALSYFFSQLEGLV; translated from the coding sequence ATGACTCAAACAACTAATCTGGAACTTCTAAAAAAAATTAGTAATTTCGCTTTACAGTCCTTACTTTTTGAAGCAGCTTTATATCCTAAACCTGGTCTCGTTGACCCGATCAGTTCGGGTGCTCATAACGATATGGATTACGGGACTTTTCTTGACAGCAGCCAAGCATTGGCACCCTTTTTCACTGATTATCTTGAACTAGGTCTAGCACATCAAGGAACACCTGAAGCATTGTTTCAAAAGGTTCGTTCTACCGGTCAGTTGGCTGAACAAGAGATGCTCAAAAAAACCAAAGGAATCAATACTCATAAAGGAGCTAATTTTTCTTTCGCATTGATTTTAGCCAGTATTGGAAACATGCTTCAAAATGAACAACTGTCACTCCCTTTTTCCGAAGCTGACACTAGAGCTGTTTTTGACTATACGAAGCAAATGACAAGTGAACTTATAGCCCGAGATTTTTCAAACCTAACGAAGAAAAAACAACTGACGAATGGTGAAAAATTATACCTCGATCATGGTTTTACCGGTATTAGAGGCGAAGCGGCAGCCGGCTATCCATCACTTCAGGAAACAGCGCTCCCCTTCTTAAGACAAAGACGGTCGCCAAATGAACGAAAAAACTTTCTGCTTTTACTCTTATCTTTAATGGCGACCGTTGAGGATTCTAACTTGATCAACCGCGGAGGGATCGGTGCTTGGCAGCAGGTCCAAAAGATGGCAGCGCAACAGACACAGTCGCTTTCAGAAGATCCTTCTATCGATGAATTGGAGCGTAAGCTAGTCGCATTCGATCGAGCATTGATCCAAGATTATCTGAGTCCGGGAGGCTCTGCTGATTTACTCGCACTAAGCTATTTCTTTAGTCAGCTGGAAGGACTTGTTTAA
- a CDS encoding response regulator transcription factor, whose amino-acid sequence MRNEKILVVDDDPAIRRLIWKSLQSTGLLVYQSDTIEKTLEIMKRVDFQLFLLDVSLEHENDGYHLAQLIREHQPLTPIIFVSGKKSEQDIISGLESGGDVYLSKPFAPNVLRAQVISTLNRTEQLLTLREHSEEATLTEGIFSFNKHQYQFSKNGEVVNMTSKEIMMILFFMENPQQVFSKEQIYANVWNDGEIDKNLITVYINYLRNKIEDDPKKPKYLQTVWGIGYLFNPEGKEAETSI is encoded by the coding sequence GTGCGAAACGAAAAAATCTTAGTGGTCGATGATGATCCGGCGATCCGCCGTTTGATCTGGAAATCACTACAGTCGACGGGATTACTGGTCTATCAAAGTGATACGATCGAAAAAACCCTAGAGATCATGAAGCGGGTCGATTTCCAGTTATTTCTTTTAGATGTCAGCTTGGAGCACGAAAATGATGGCTATCATTTAGCACAATTGATTCGAGAGCATCAACCGTTGACACCGATCATTTTTGTCAGTGGGAAGAAAAGCGAACAAGATATTATCAGCGGTTTAGAGTCTGGAGGCGACGTGTATCTTTCGAAGCCGTTTGCGCCAAACGTATTAAGAGCTCAAGTTATCAGCACGCTGAATCGAACGGAACAATTACTGACTTTAAGAGAACATAGTGAAGAAGCAACGTTGACGGAAGGTATTTTTTCCTTCAATAAGCATCAATATCAGTTTAGTAAAAATGGTGAAGTAGTCAATATGACCTCTAAAGAGATCATGATGATCTTGTTCTTTATGGAAAATCCTCAGCAAGTGTTCAGTAAAGAACAAATCTATGCCAATGTTTGGAATGATGGTGAAATCGACAAGAACTTGATCACGGTGTATATTAACTATTTACGCAATAAAATTGAAGACGATCCTAAAAAGCCAAAATATCTTCAAACTGTATGGGGAATCGGGTATCTGTTCAATCCAGAAGGAAAAGAGGCTGAGACAAGCATTTGA
- a CDS encoding sensor histidine kinase, producing MKRTNKIVNLMIIAMTLFIIVSVFFAIRGFSVIRKTTTASGQDFLLQSTEYVGKVIQLSMKNRHQALNYLAIDGNLKNSDDPAVYLKNSESTLTTFFDSLNGEADALFYIDPNGTPIYAFHWDSEKKTVTITDTQTIQPYLNHDLSLKQLLDKPTAQNSASYFIDKKAYLNFYQEIKTADGKVDGYLILPLHLQTFYQNFLQDFELDYKGYPMIKDQSMTVVMHPVAEQVGLDIVNDREKLYPDLDYSDLKKLEKYQLSHSSGKLTYKSYWWDEDVPKEVLKISAFEWIDVGLAHWVVAINADYNERNDDIINFVIMLSLLLVVLLLLVGIFSLFIHNFRKKERIEEENKQLIEKQKQQKLQHQLELELYQRNKMETVGLLTTSIVHDMNNFLTPIIGNTQLLLEEYSDDPVLEEDLEDILHSAQKGQQLSANVLRFSKTQQSVQEWLDVSAAIGVATHLIKEIIPKNVQLSISIQENLGTAKFEEIDIQNLIYNLITNAYQATKEQSKTPKIQVTVAPTPKEVAEDIKKDNIRIQSEKHFVTLEITDNGPGIPSDIREKIFEPFFTTKSADEGTGLGLFAVASIIAKYEWYLDVRSESNQGTTFLIILPVRPPQ from the coding sequence ATGAAACGCACAAATAAGATCGTGAACCTTATGATCATTGCAATGACGCTTTTTATCATCGTTTCCGTGTTCTTTGCGATCCGTGGTTTTTCGGTCATTCGTAAAACGACGACTGCCAGCGGACAAGATTTTCTTTTACAATCAACTGAGTATGTCGGCAAAGTGATCCAGCTTTCTATGAAAAACCGTCATCAAGCACTGAATTATTTGGCTATTGACGGAAATTTAAAAAATAGCGATGATCCTGCCGTTTACTTAAAGAACAGTGAATCAACTCTAACGACTTTCTTTGATTCACTGAACGGAGAAGCTGATGCTCTTTTTTACATCGATCCTAACGGAACACCGATTTACGCCTTTCATTGGGACTCAGAAAAAAAGACTGTAACGATCACAGATACTCAAACTATTCAGCCTTATCTCAATCACGATTTATCTCTAAAGCAATTATTAGATAAGCCGACAGCTCAAAACAGCGCCTCTTATTTTATCGATAAAAAAGCCTACCTCAATTTTTATCAGGAAATTAAAACGGCGGATGGCAAAGTGGACGGCTACTTGATTTTGCCTTTACATTTACAAACGTTCTATCAGAACTTTCTACAAGATTTTGAACTAGATTACAAAGGCTATCCAATGATCAAAGATCAGTCGATGACGGTCGTCATGCATCCTGTTGCCGAGCAAGTTGGTCTAGATATCGTCAATGATCGTGAAAAACTTTATCCTGATCTAGACTACTCTGACTTAAAAAAATTAGAAAAATATCAACTAAGTCATTCTTCTGGAAAATTGACCTATAAATCTTATTGGTGGGATGAAGATGTCCCTAAGGAAGTCTTGAAAATCAGCGCATTTGAGTGGATCGATGTCGGATTAGCTCATTGGGTCGTCGCAATCAATGCTGATTATAATGAACGAAACGATGATATCATCAATTTTGTCATCATGCTCTCCTTGCTTTTAGTGGTTTTACTTTTACTCGTGGGTATTTTTTCTCTATTTATTCATAATTTTAGAAAAAAAGAACGTATCGAAGAAGAAAACAAACAGCTGATCGAAAAGCAGAAGCAGCAAAAATTACAGCATCAATTAGAATTAGAGCTTTATCAGCGAAATAAGATGGAAACGGTCGGCTTACTGACGACTTCTATCGTTCATGATATGAATAATTTTCTGACACCAATCATTGGAAATACACAACTACTTTTAGAAGAATATTCAGATGATCCGGTACTAGAAGAAGATTTAGAAGATATTCTTCATTCTGCACAAAAAGGGCAACAATTGTCAGCCAATGTCCTACGCTTTTCTAAAACACAACAAAGTGTCCAAGAATGGCTGGATGTTTCTGCTGCGATCGGTGTTGCAACCCATTTGATCAAGGAAATCATCCCTAAAAATGTTCAATTATCGATTTCAATCCAAGAAAATCTCGGTACAGCCAAATTTGAAGAAATCGATATCCAAAATCTAATCTATAACTTGATCACAAACGCATACCAAGCAACCAAAGAGCAGTCAAAGACTCCTAAAATTCAGGTCACTGTAGCTCCAACACCTAAAGAAGTTGCAGAAGACATCAAGAAAGACAATATACGAATTCAATCAGAAAAACATTTTGTGACTTTGGAAATTACTGATAATGGTCCAGGAATTCCTTCTGACATTAGAGAAAAAATCTTCGAACCTTTCTTCACGACAAAATCTGCTGATGAAGGAACAGGTCTTGGATTATTCGCAGTAGCGTCTATCATCGCCAAATACGAATGGTACTTGGATGTTCGGTCAGAATCGAATCAAGGAACAACTTTTTTGATCATTCTTCCTGTCCGTCCGCCTCAATAA
- a CDS encoding YdcF family protein — translation MGTYFTIILGLIYLIGAVIIPKWRKNKVDKDWKFFEILWFSICFICYVIFLEAQLHSFYFLIPSLFLMIFLFSYFKEKRRLVNGLLFNLFLVVGMSYLGFLVLRTINPLLVVMAVVTWVFLFLLLLIGLYALLVFLYWNAIIVMKKEGRSLANLLTLLLAIGLTVFLIFSYFSTSILPQWAVTLFGILPAILIYFSVVFHNFLTISVIYQFNQPRYNQDFIIVLGSGLIDGKTVPPLLGNRINKAIQFYQAQKEATQRAPKIIMSGGKGDDEHLAEGAAMKAYALEKGIPEQDILVEANSKNTLENMKFSKEIIKQSVGSAAYRAIFTTNNFHLFRAGMFAKMANLDANGVGAKTAFYFLPNAFLREFIAIVVMRKRRHMIICGLIVLAMIALTLFDYFYVGPVY, via the coding sequence ATGGGGACTTATTTTACGATCATACTTGGCCTGATCTATTTGATTGGTGCAGTCATTATTCCAAAATGGCGCAAAAACAAAGTGGACAAAGATTGGAAGTTTTTTGAAATCCTTTGGTTTTCAATTTGTTTCATTTGTTACGTCATCTTTTTAGAGGCCCAGCTACATTCTTTTTATTTTTTGATTCCATCGCTCTTTCTTATGATCTTTCTATTTAGTTATTTCAAAGAAAAACGGCGCTTGGTCAATGGATTGTTGTTTAATTTGTTTTTAGTTGTCGGGATGAGCTACTTAGGCTTCTTAGTTCTCCGAACAATTAATCCATTGCTAGTTGTCATGGCGGTAGTTACCTGGGTCTTTTTATTTTTACTGTTGTTGATCGGGCTGTACGCATTGCTTGTCTTTTTATATTGGAATGCGATCATAGTCATGAAAAAAGAAGGCCGGTCGTTGGCAAATTTACTGACTTTACTACTAGCTATTGGTTTGACTGTTTTTTTGATTTTTAGTTACTTCTCTACGAGTATTTTGCCGCAATGGGCAGTCACCCTATTTGGTATTTTACCAGCTATATTGATCTATTTTTCAGTTGTTTTTCACAACTTTTTAACGATTTCTGTCATCTATCAATTTAATCAACCTAGGTATAACCAAGATTTTATTATCGTACTTGGCTCTGGCTTGATCGATGGGAAAACAGTACCTCCTCTTTTAGGAAATCGGATCAATAAAGCGATTCAATTTTACCAAGCTCAAAAAGAAGCAACACAACGAGCACCTAAAATCATCATGTCTGGTGGAAAAGGAGACGATGAGCATTTGGCTGAAGGAGCTGCTATGAAGGCTTATGCTCTAGAAAAAGGAATACCTGAACAAGATATTCTTGTTGAAGCAAATTCTAAAAATACTTTGGAAAATATGAAATTTTCTAAAGAAATCATCAAACAGTCTGTTGGTTCGGCTGCGTATCGAGCGATTTTCACAACGAATAATTTTCATTTATTCCGTGCAGGTATGTTTGCTAAAATGGCTAACCTAGATGCAAATGGTGTGGGGGCTAAAACAGCTTTCTATTTTTTACCTAATGCCTTTTTACGAGAGTTTATCGCAATCGTTGTCATGAGAAAACGTCGGCATATGATTATTTGCGGATTGATTGTATTGGCGATGATCGCATTGACTCTATTTGATTATTTTTATGTAGGTCCTGTTTATTAA
- a CDS encoding Y-family DNA polymerase, with translation MFFEYEKEPRRTIFCIDVKSFYASVECVARGYDPLEKMLVVMSHAENSGGLVLASSPKAKEILGITNVTRKYDVPNHPELEIVPPRMNEYIKENMKINDIYSNYVADEDLHIYSIDESFLDVTASWKLFGQSPVELARKIQKRIQKETGLYITIGIGDNPLLAKLAMDIEAKHTDERLAEWHYEDVPEKVWTIEPMTEMWGIGHRLARRLNNLGIRSVYELAHTDINKLKRNLGIIGEQLYAHAHGIDRSRLSEKYIPEERSFNNSQILMRDYLRQEEIEVVIREMADQVAARLRKAHCQTECVHLSVGVSRGTKQENTGFSRQMKVPLTNSSKLLIDYCLMIFRQYWRGEEVRHIGITYSKLNYNTYVQLDLFHEPTEQLKELELDHVIDDIRQRFGYVSLVHASSMTKGGTAISRASLVGGHAGGLEGLE, from the coding sequence ATGTTTTTTGAGTATGAAAAAGAACCTCGAAGGACGATTTTTTGTATAGATGTCAAGTCATTTTATGCTTCTGTGGAATGTGTTGCACGTGGGTATGATCCTCTTGAAAAAATGCTCGTGGTGATGAGTCATGCTGAAAATTCTGGAGGATTGGTGCTGGCTTCTTCACCAAAAGCAAAAGAAATCTTGGGCATTACCAATGTAACGAGAAAATATGATGTTCCCAATCATCCAGAACTTGAAATTGTTCCGCCAAGGATGAATGAGTATATCAAGGAAAATATGAAAATCAATGACATCTATTCTAACTATGTAGCAGATGAAGATTTACATATTTACTCGATCGATGAATCTTTTTTAGATGTAACTGCCAGTTGGAAATTATTTGGCCAATCGCCGGTCGAATTAGCAAGAAAAATTCAAAAACGAATCCAAAAAGAAACGGGACTCTATATTACGATCGGAATTGGTGATAATCCATTGTTAGCGAAACTTGCAATGGATATCGAAGCAAAACATACTGATGAGCGATTAGCTGAATGGCATTATGAGGACGTTCCTGAAAAGGTTTGGACGATCGAACCAATGACTGAGATGTGGGGAATTGGCCATCGTTTGGCAAGACGCTTGAATAATTTAGGGATTCGTTCCGTTTATGAGCTTGCTCACACCGATATCAATAAACTAAAAAGAAACTTAGGCATTATTGGTGAGCAGCTTTATGCTCATGCACATGGGATCGATCGCAGTCGGCTCTCTGAAAAATACATACCAGAAGAACGTTCCTTTAATAATTCACAAATTTTAATGCGGGATTATTTGAGACAAGAAGAAATTGAAGTGGTGATTCGTGAAATGGCCGATCAAGTAGCTGCAAGACTTAGAAAAGCACATTGTCAAACCGAATGTGTCCATCTGTCTGTCGGTGTTTCTAGAGGGACAAAACAAGAGAATACTGGGTTTTCACGGCAAATGAAGGTTCCTTTAACGAATAGCAGTAAACTATTGATAGATTACTGCCTGATGATTTTCAGACAATACTGGAGAGGCGAGGAAGTACGACATATTGGAATCACATATTCCAAATTAAACTACAATACTTATGTACAACTGGATTTATTTCATGAACCAACAGAGCAGCTAAAAGAGTTGGAGCTGGATCATGTGATCGATGATATCCGTCAACGCTTTGGCTATGTTTCTTTAGTTCATGCTAGTTCAATGACAAAAGGCGGAACAGCAATTTCTAGAGCATCATTGGTTGGTGGGCATGCTGGAGGATTGGAGGGCTTAGAATGA